The genomic stretch TACAGGGGAATAGGACTTGTTTTCGTAGTGTTGCCAGGATGTTCCAGTGTTGACGATCTTTGTCGCCCCTTGACTGGCCATTGCTTCCAGCAGTTGCGTGCCAAAGAGGACATTGCTGACGATCAATCTCTCAATGTCTTTCGAAATCTGTTCCGAAAGAACAAGCGACGCGAGGTGAAAAACTACATCGGGTTTCACTCCCTCCAGGATTGTATTCATGCAGTCCGTGCTTCCATCATGGACATGAATGGCAACGTGACCTTTGATATCATCCAGCAGGGTGTAATTATCATTGGGGATAGCAATAATATGGACACCCCATCCCTCCTGAACAAGCCGTCGACATAGGTTCGAACCGACAAACCCGGTGCCTCCGGTTATTAACGCGGTCTTTTCACTCATCCGTTCTGCTGGCTCCAGGTAAAAGGTGAATAAAAATCGTCAAAGGCCTTGAATCCGGCATCCAGGGATTAGAGTTTCAACCTTATTAAATATCACCTGCAAATGGCCTCGATTTCTTTTAGCATATAACCGATCATCGCTTCAGTCATCCCCGGGTAGACTCCGATCCAGAAAGTATCGTTCATAATTTGGTCAGTGACTTTCAAATCGCCAACGACCCGGTACCCTTCTCCACTCTTTCTCATCTCGTCAAAACAGGGATGCTTGATCAGATTGCCGGCAAAGAGCATGCGGGTCTGAATCCCCTTGCGTTCGAGATGATTGACCACCTTGTCCCGGTTCAGCCCCGTTCCGGGACGCACCGTCAGCAAGAAGCCAAACCAGGAAGGGTCAGAATTCTCCGTTGCTTCGGGGAGGACGAACTTGTCTTCCAAACCGGCCAAACCGGCACGCAACAGCTTCCAGTTCTTCTGACGCGCCTCAATAAAACCAGGAAGTTTTTCCAACTGCGCGCAGCCAATCGCGGCCTGCATATCGGTTACCTTCAAATTGTACCCGAAATGCGAATAAACATACTTATGATCGTAGCCGAAAGGGAGTTCGCCAAACTGCTGCCCGAAACGGTTGCCGCAGGTATTATCTTTACCTGACGGGCACCAGCAATCGCGGCCCCAGTCGCGAAACGATTCCACCAAACGATTTAACTGGCTGTCATCAGTGTAGACCGCCCCCCCTTCGCCCATGGTCATATGATGGGGAGGATAAAAACTCGACGTGCCGATGTGGCCGATGGTGCCGGTGTATTTCCAGACGCCGTTGTGAAGATAGCGCGAACCCAGGGCATCGCAGTTATCTTCGATCAGCCACAAGTTGTGCTTGTCGCAGAAAGATTTCACTGCCGACAGATCGAAAGGGTTGCCCAGGGTGTGGGCCACCATGACCGCCTTGGTCTTTTCAGAAAGCGCTGCATCGAGTTGCGAGACATCGATGTTGTAGGTCGGCAAGGAAACATCGACAAAGACGGGCACGGCGCCGTACTGGATGATGGGTGCAACGGTCGTCGGGAATGCGGCGGCGACAGAAATAACCTCATCACCGGGCTTGATGCGGCGGGCTCCCAGTTTGGGAGAAGTCAACCCCATGAAGGCGAGAAGATTGGCGGACGATCCGGAGTTGGTGAGGGAGCAGTGCTGGACGCCAAGAAACTGGGCAAATTCCTGTTCGAACTTTTCCGCATAGCGACCGGTGGTCAACCAGAAATCGAGGGACGAATCGATAAGATTGGTTATTTCAGCTTCGTCGAAAACACGTCCGGCATAGGGGATGCGATCACCCGTGGTAAACGTCTTTTTCTGATTATGCGCATGCTGATAGTAGACGATGGCTGCCGCTATTGCCTCTTTGCGTAATTGGACTTCGACTTCGTTC from Deltaproteobacteria bacterium HGW-Deltaproteobacteria-4 encodes the following:
- a CDS encoding lipopolysaccharide biosynthesis protein RfbH, whose product is MKNEVEVQLRKEAIAAAIVYYQHAHNQKKTFTTGDRIPYAGRVFDEAEITNLIDSSLDFWLTTGRYAEKFEQEFAQFLGVQHCSLTNSGSSANLLAFMGLTSPKLGARRIKPGDEVISVAAAFPTTVAPIIQYGAVPVFVDVSLPTYNIDVSQLDAALSEKTKAVMVAHTLGNPFDLSAVKSFCDKHNLWLIEDNCDALGSRYLHNGVWKYTGTIGHIGTSSFYPPHHMTMGEGGAVYTDDSQLNRLVESFRDWGRDCWCPSGKDNTCGNRFGQQFGELPFGYDHKYVYSHFGYNLKVTDMQAAIGCAQLEKLPGFIEARQKNWKLLRAGLAGLEDKFVLPEATENSDPSWFGFLLTVRPGTGLNRDKVVNHLERKGIQTRMLFAGNLIKHPCFDEMRKSGEGYRVVGDLKVTDQIMNDTFWIGVYPGMTEAMIGYMLKEIEAICR